GCGTTTCTGGTCAACCGTGCGCACCATGCCGATATCGGCGCCAGTTCGCCAGGTTCGATGCCGGTCTCCCGCTCCCTCGATCAGGAGGGACGTGTGATACCGCCGGGCAAGCTTATCAGGGGAGGGGCTCTCGATAACCGTTTTCTCTCCATGATCACGCGCGCCAATCGCAATCCTGGTGAGTCTGAAGGCGACTTCGCGGCTCAGATCAGCGCCAACAGGAGTGGTTTGAAACGGCTTGCACAGTTGATCAACGAATGGGGCAGGAGTGCCTTCCTGCTTGGATTGGAGGCGCTCAATGCCTATGCGGAGCGCCTGGCGAGGGAGGCGCTTAAACGGATACCGGCAGGTGAGTACAGTTTCAAGGATCTGATGGATGATGACGGTCAAGGCAATGGAGATATTCCAATTCAGGTCAGACTGGACGTGAAGCCGGAACGGATTCTGGTGGATTTCAGCGGTACCGCCGATCAGGTTCCGGGAAACATCAATTCACCCCTGTCGGTGGCCGCCGCCGCGGTCTACTATGTGTTTCGTTGTCTGATGCTGCCGCAAACACCGGCCTGCGCAGGCAGTTTCAGGGGCATCGAATTGCATGTCCCACAGGGCTGTCTGCTGAACGCCAAACGTCCGGCTGCAGTTGCCGCGGGTAATGTTGAGACCAGTACCCGGGTTGTGGATGTCGTATTGGGCGCCCTCGCCCAGGTATTGCCTGATGAGATACCCGCCGCCAGTCACGGCAGTATGAATAATCTGGCGATGGGGAGTGTCAGTGGGGAATTTCCCTGGGACTATTACGAAACCATAGGTGGCGGCATGGGGGCGGGAAAGCAGGGCGGTGGACTGCATGGTGTGCAGACCCACATGACCAATACACTGAACACGCCAATCGAGGTGATCGAGACGCGTTTTCCAGTCAGGGTCGTCAGCTACGGTTTACGTCGGGGCTCGGGCGGTCAGGGCGTCAGAAGGGGAGGCGATGGTCTGGTCAGGTGTTTCAGATTTCTCGCGCCGACTCAAGTAACGCTGTTGACCGAAAGACGTGTCCATCCACCCTGGGGGTGCGTCGGCGGTCAACCCGGTGAGGCAGGGATCAACAGCCATAACGGAACACCCCTGCCGGCCAAGATCGCATTGACGGTCGAAGCAGGCGATACTGTCACCATTGAGACGCCCGGTGGAGGTGGTTGGGGTGTCATTCCGGTTCGGCCGGCATGTTCTCATCCCGGGTCTTGACCAGAGGCGGGATGGCGCACCCCGGCTCCGGATTGTGCTGACTCGGCTTGTCTGCAGTTAAGCGAGAGCTTGTTTGTATTGGGGTGTGATCAAGCTCAAAGCCTCATGACTTTTTGTCACCATCTCTTCAATCATAGGTGCTACGGTTTCCGCACTCAGACCCGTCATCTTCCAGGCGAACGGGTTGATAGCCCATAGCATCTCTTCGATGTTAAGACCGACCATATCCCCGTTTGCGATAGCCTTGGCGATATGCACAAGGGACGTCTCCAGTTGATAATCGCCCGCCTGCTGAGGATGATCATGGTATCCGGCCACCGCTGCGAAACTGTCGGGCAGGCCCCATGAGCGCATCAGTTCGGAGCCCACATCCAGATGTGTGAAACCTAGAACCTCGGCCTCGGTCTGCGCCAGTATCCAGTTATCGCCGCCGGTGATATAGAGGATATCGGTGGCTTTTTCTGGCAATGTGAGATAGATCACCAGTCGCCCCACATCGTGCAGCAGACCCATTACGAAGAGCCGTTCGCTGTGCAGCACGTTAGATTCTTTAGCCAGGGTTTGTGCCATCACCCCGGTGGTGACTGAATGTTGCCAATACTCTGTCATGTCGACCAGCTGCTTGGGAATGCCGGTGAAGGTGCGCATGGCGGTGGCCGCCATGACAAGGTTCCGTAACTCGTCTGCACCGACGATGGTGATGGCGCGGGAGAGGGTTTCGATCTTAGCCGGCAGACCGTAAAACGAACTGTTGACCACGCGCAGCAGCCGGGCGGAGATATCGGCATCCTGACTTATGATATCGGCAACTTGTGTTGAGGAGTAATTGCCGGACCCCATCAGCTGATTCACGCGAATACAGATATCGGGCAGGGAGACCAGATGATCAAGATCTTTGACGAGCGTTTTTGGATCCATCATGCGTGTACCTCAGTTTGATGGGTGGAAAAATTCTTCTTTATCTTCTATGTACCGGCAATACTTACAAAGAATTTATGGATTTTATCAATGGTGGACTCTGGAAATGAGAACTGGTTAGACATTATAGACGACCTCTGACGGGATCAGGCTGGATCGGTCGGTAGATCGACCGCATCCGTAGAGCGGTTCTGTGCACCCTCAAGGTTGCTGTTCAATAGCGATAAAAATGCATCTCCATAGCGCTCGAGCTTGTGA
This sequence is a window from Candidatus Thiodiazotropha sp. LNASS1. Protein-coding genes within it:
- a CDS encoding hydantoinase B/oxoprolinase family protein encodes the protein MDAVELSIFSSRLEAVCDEMGAVLRNAAFSPNIRDRLDFSCAVFDAKGELCAQAAHIPVHLGSMAYAMADIVARVEWHEGDMVVLNDPFMGGTHLPDVTLIAPLFHAGRLTAFLVNRAHHADIGASSPGSMPVSRSLDQEGRVIPPGKLIRGGALDNRFLSMITRANRNPGESEGDFAAQISANRSGLKRLAQLINEWGRSAFLLGLEALNAYAERLAREALKRIPAGEYSFKDLMDDDGQGNGDIPIQVRLDVKPERILVDFSGTADQVPGNINSPLSVAAAAVYYVFRCLMLPQTPACAGSFRGIELHVPQGCLLNAKRPAAVAAGNVETSTRVVDVVLGALAQVLPDEIPAASHGSMNNLAMGSVSGEFPWDYYETIGGGMGAGKQGGGLHGVQTHMTNTLNTPIEVIETRFPVRVVSYGLRRGSGGQGVRRGGDGLVRCFRFLAPTQVTLLTERRVHPPWGCVGGQPGEAGINSHNGTPLPAKIALTVEAGDTVTIETPGGGGWGVIPVRPACSHPGS
- a CDS encoding HDOD domain-containing protein, encoding MMDPKTLVKDLDHLVSLPDICIRVNQLMGSGNYSSTQVADIISQDADISARLLRVVNSSFYGLPAKIETLSRAITIVGADELRNLVMAATAMRTFTGIPKQLVDMTEYWQHSVTTGVMAQTLAKESNVLHSERLFVMGLLHDVGRLVIYLTLPEKATDILYITGGDNWILAQTEAEVLGFTHLDVGSELMRSWGLPDSFAAVAGYHDHPQQAGDYQLETSLVHIAKAIANGDMVGLNIEEMLWAINPFAWKMTGLSAETVAPMIEEMVTKSHEALSLITPQYKQALA